GAGCTGATGGCGGAGGCCAGCTCTCCCTGCATGGGGTATTCGGCCAGGCCGGCCATGTGCAGCGCGCTCTCAGCCAGGAACACGCCCGCCGGGGTCATGATGAAGAGGCCTGGGTTGATGGGAAAGGCGCCCAGGTAGGGGAAGTCGGACTGGCCATTGAGGGCTTCGGCGCCCGCCACGGCCTCCATGTCGGGCAGGCCAGTGCCCGCCTCGCTCATCAGCGGTAGGTGCTCCTGCACCACGCGCTTCAGCATCTCCGTGGACTGCGCGAACTGCTGCAGCGTCAGCTGTCCCTCGGCTGCCAGCTCCGTGGCCCGCTCTGCCTTGCTCAGCAGGCTGGCCACAGCACCACTTTTGTGCTTTGAGGTAGGGTTGCTTTTGTCCACAGCCATGGCCGCCGCCAGGTCGTGCCCATTGGCCAACAGGGAGGCAGCGGCTGCGGCCGCGGCAGCCTTTTCGGCAGACTCCCCGCCCATCATGCTGCCACCGCCACTGCCACCGCTGCCCCCAAAGGAAGAGTAGTGGGAGAGAGGGCGGGAGCGGCGCAGGCTCTTGTTGAGGGGTTCACTGATGATGCCACTCTTGTTCCGGCGCTCAGGGGGTGGTGCGTCATCCGCCACCGAGGCTggcgcagccgccgccgccgcactCTTGTCTGCCACTCCCGCCTTTGGGCCGCTGCCACTGCTGCCATTGGCGTTGCTGCCGCTGCTGCTACCGCCACTGTCCTGCGGGCCGCTGCCGAGGCTCGACATGGTGGGGCCGAGGCCCAGACCCCGCTGGTGGGGGAACCTGCCAACTGCGGGGAGTCCACAGATGAGCACCGGAGTCCTGCTGCCCACGACAGAGATGCCTGGTGGGCTCTGCTGCTCAGCGCAGGCACATGGTCAGGCGTCCACGTGCAAGTGTCTTCACTCTGTCGGCACAAGAGGATACAGGGTCAGGGCCTCCTCCACCACCAGGTGTATCGCCACTGTAACCACCACAGCCGGGCTAGGCGTTCATTAAGTTCCAGCCACAGTTAGGAATTTCTAATTTGTACTACCTCAGTTAAGACTCACGATAAACCCACAAGTAGTGGCTAGTGATATCCTGTTTCATAGGTGAGGAAGACAAGGTTTGGGAGAAGAACTGACTAGCCCATGGATACACAGCCACCAAGTGGCACGGTGGAGGCTCAGCTGGGTCTCCCTCTGCCCTGCCAGGGTCTGGGAAGACCCGATGGAGGCAGGCAGTCCTTCCTGTGCTGGGGGTAGGAGGGAGCGAGAGAACTTTATTAACCTCAGAGGTTaccctctgcttcctcatctttcACTGACCCAACTATGGAGAAGAGGGGTGGGCACAGTCTCTGAACAGCTTGGAGATGTAGACCAAAAGGTATGGGAAGCTGCCCATGGATGCTCATTAGAGATTCCTAATACACATTAATTATCTCAAGGCCCTGGCAAGTTCTGCAGGTAAAGAAAACTGACTTTGTTTAACAGAGTTTGCCAAATAGAGCGCAGAACCCTTATTTCAAGGAGCATGTACCCTCCTGCTAGAGGGCAGGCAGGTGTACCAGAGGACAAGCCTTCTCCCGCAagagcaggggggtggggggtggggggtttgtGCACACATCAACACAtgcttccccctctctctctaaCCTCAGAACCCTTGTCTCTACTCAGGCCTCACTGCTATGTGCCAGCCTGGCTCCCAGATGGGTCTGGATGGAGGTCCCAGTGAGAGCAGAGAGGACTGTGGGCCCGAGGGACCTCTGGCTGCTGTCAAGCTGGGACAGAGAGTAGGTGTGACCCTCTAGGGAATGGAGCCTGTTCTTCAGCCACGTCCACGTGTCTGAGGTGCCCCTTCCCAGGACAGAGCCTGTTCTGCTCAGGCCCCAAGACTAAGGCATGTGAGCAGCCAGGCTCCTTGGCCAGGAGCTCTAGAAGGAACTGTTCCAGATGGAGCCGAGTGGTAGTTTCCTCATCAGCCCTGGCTCTCTAGCGTCTGCCTGCCACGGCCTAGCAACCCccaggagaggggtgggaggacGGGGCCCAGCCCCGAGCAGCTGGCTACTCAAGGGGGAGGCGCACATCTGGCTGGGCCTGTCCGGCCCTGGGCTTAGGGGCAGCACACACTGCATCTTTGTCCCCAGGCAACCCCACCATCCCCCAGTCACAGGACTCAGCCTGGCCCGGGAGGTCATCTAGTCCAACCCTGTACACTTACAGACGGGGAAATCGAGGCCCCAAGCAGGCAGGGCCCCCGGTCCAGGACTGCTAAGGAGTGGCCACGAGGAGGAGTGAGTGCAGGCGAGGGAAAAGCTCTGTCTCCATCCAGGGTGAGGTGAACAGCAGGCCTCAGCAGCCAGCCGgccactccctgcctctccccagcagGCACGGGCCCACCTAAGCTCCTTCCTAGTGAAGGCGGATGGGGTGGTGAGGAAGAGCTGGGCCAGCTGGCAGGACAAACCCAGGAGGGTCAGGCAGGGTGTCCAGACAGGGCTGGGGGTGTCACAGAGGTCAGATCGTAGTAAGAGGAAGGGGGTCACACATGCCCCAGGATTGCTGTGCTCCCTTCTACCTCCTAAGGCCCAAGCCCAGGTTGGCTGTTGGGCCCCTGTCCTCAGAGATCAGTACTCCTCCAGGCATCAGTGACCCTGGCTAGGTGTTGGGGACAAGGGCCAGTGAGATCAGGGCCAGAGACTGTCATGCCAAGTCACCTAGCCCTTGCCCATCGAGCTCAGCCGCTCTGCCCTGGACCATAGCCCCAGGAGCCCCAGACACAGGCAGAggggagaagacagaagaagGCAGACGCCCGTGGGCTGGAGATGTGGGGAGGGAAGCAGTCTGCGCCCTAGCCCCTCTGTGTGTCCCCCGCCTCTGCGGCCTGCTGGCTGGTGGCAGAAATCGATAGCTGCATTAACGCTGCTCTTGCTctactccctccctcctcccagctccaggaTCTGGCTTTGCGTATGGGGCGGGCAGGTCAATTAGAAGTCAGCTCCCTCTGACACAGACTGCTTTCAGGGCTGGCACTCTGGCTaagtctctctgcttctgtctccaTCCCGAGTCTCTCTTGGTGGGGACCTAATCTCATGTTCTGTTCATCTCTGGCCTCCTCTTTGAACctctctgatttttcatttttctgtcctTCCTCAGGGACAATTCCCCCCATCACCCCCCCCCcaactgccccacccccacccaggtcCTGGGACATGCTGACTTCGGGCCCAGATGACGTGATATGTCATTGAACAGGTGCTGCAGGCAGAACACTGGTTTGTCAGCCTCAGAAAGTGAAGGCGGGGGGTACACAAGGGGGCTGGCACACAGGGCAACTCAAACCCCAGAGTGGACAGATACCAACGTCTAGTCCCCAACCAAGCCTGTTCCAGATCTGTCCCTGTGCCCGGCTCATCTCCTTCAGACCCTGGGAAAAGCTGATGCCCTGGTCCCAGTGGACCACTGACCACAGGGCTCACGTGCCCTACTCATGGAAGGGGAGGACATAAGAGAAGACCTTCTCCCAGGCCCCGGCCTCTACTGCAGGGCACACAGCAACCCCCTCCCAGGCCAGGAAGGGCCTGGCAGTGCCCAGGCGgcaggggaggagctggggctgCGTTGAAGCGGAGCGGGAATGAGCGGGAGGGAAAGCTGGCGGGCAggcgggcggcggcgggcgcATCCATCATCGGCCCTGCCAGGAACGCATCCAGCCCCCAAAAAGAAATACTGCGCCTGAGGAGGGACAACAAAGGGCTCCGTTTCATCAGTAATGCGGAGCCAGCGCCCCGCCGCCCCGCCAGCCGCGGTCAGCCCACAAAGGACCCCTTTGTCCATGCAGGAGCCGGGCCGGCCGGGAGCTGGGACCAGGGGCTGACGGGCGGGGACAGAGCccagggggcgggggtgagggggggAACCCAGGCATAGAGCgctggggggcagagggggacATGGGGCCAGAAGAATAGAGACAGGTGGTGGGGACAGAGGATCACGAGACAAGAGAACTCGAGGGGTGGGTCAGACAAAGGGACTGAGAGAGGACAGGGCAAAGGGTCAAGGTTAGAGGACAGAGCATCATAGGGAACACAGACTGAGGCAACTGGGCTCAGAGACTCAGGGTGCCTGGCCCAACTCAGAGACTAGAGGATCTAAGAGACATGGAAACAGAGCCCTGAGGAGACAGTCCCAGATGCAAGGACCTGGGGACCAAGAGAAGGCAGGTGGACATGCCTACAGGAGAGGCAGAGGTCAGGGGAGGCCAGATGAGACCCAGCTTGTCTCGAGCCCCAGCCCACTCTGGCCCAAAAcctgggaggagaaaggaaggagggctgGGGGTCAGTGGGTTCCTGGTCTCAGGGCCAGGCTGTGGGCCCCACCTCCTATGGGCTGGAGCTCACTTGGCTGAGCTGGGAAGTGAGGAACAGTCAAAGCTGGGCCCCCTCTGCCTCTacccccaggccctggccagCCCCAAAAGACACGGGACACCGTCCCTCCCTAACCAGCTCTCACCAAGCGACTCTCAGGCTCCCTTAACTAACCGACCCTATCcgttagcatttattgagcacctactgtgtcccAGGCCCCGTACTCTCATGCTTTACatgtcttctctccctccttgacTCCTCCCCAGTACTCAGGGAAAAAGGAACTATTAAccaatttcagagatgaggaaactgaggctcagggaggttcaAGCTGTCAGGCCAAGGTCAAACAGCCAGTGCTAACCCAGTAGGGCTAGAACTTAAACCCAGAGTCCAAGTGTTAGTCACCCTGCTCTGCGACTGCCTTTGTTCTGCCAGGGAAAGGTGACCCAGCTACCCCgaggctgcccccacccccccagggtTGTTACCATGCCCGTCGTCGCCTTTACATGGTCGGATGGATAAGCTGTTACAGACCCCAGGGGAGTGTCCCCACCTGGGGGGCTTGGAGATACTCAAGCAGGAACCCGGAAGGCTGGGCCAGTGACATCATAATGCAAGCTGGCAATGAGGTCACCAGAGGTGGTGGCAGAGCTCTCACTCCACCCTCAGTGCCAGGGGAGCCAGGATTCATCCCCAGCAGGGCTCTGTCCTGAGCCCTTCAGGCCACACAGCAATGGTGGAGGGGGGCAGGACAGGCGGGCACTATGGGGTGGGATGCTGCTGTCTGCACGGAGACATGTACACAGGTGGCCACAGTGAGATGTTCTAGATGTTCAGTTGCACACAGCCTGCACTACCTACCCGATAGCGGCCCCATGCCCTGTGGTCCTGGGGAGACAGTGCAGGATACAGACCGGCACTGCTCTGGAGGGGTACACAGGAGCTGGGCTGGTGGTCACATGAACTGATGTgaaaagagaaagcaggaagGGGACTGAGTGGGGCAAGGGGACCTTTCTGGAGGAAGGGGCTGCTTAGCCTGTGAGTTAAGGATAAGGAGAGGTTACCAAAGTAGACACGAACCTGAAAGGGTTCCTAAGAAATGGGGAAGTGGGTGCGAGGTGTGGCTATGAGGTTGGCAGGGTCCCAACGGGGTGGGGCTTGAGGTCAaggacaggaattttttttttttttcttttgcggtacgcgggcctctcactgttgtggcctctcccgttgcggagcacaggctccggacctgcaggctcagcggccatggctcacgggcccagctgctccacggcatgtgggatcttccaggaccggggcacgaacccgtgtcccctgcatcggcaggcggactctcaaccattgtgtcatcagggaagcccaagggcaggatttttttaaacagatttgcTGAGGTACAGTTTTTACTTACTATAAAATGCAcccatttctaagtgtacaattcaatgttttttagtaaatttacagagttgtgcaactatcaccaatACCAAGGGCAGAGGCACCATCCCTCCCCTACTCCTCTGCTGGCTGGAAGAGCCTCCCAGCCGTCCTGCCTGCtgaaggaaggcttcctggaagaggtggcatttcaTCAGGGCCTTCAGGACCCCAGGCACTGGCCCAGCAGAGCCTGCCGTCATCTAGGTAGGCCCGGGTTGCAGACTCACACACCCTGGCTCATCGCACCCTTCCCCACACTTCCATGCCCACTCCTGACATCCCTGCTACACCCCTTCACGCCCCTCCAGCCACCTTGATGGGCTGGTGTCCTTGGTCTCCAACGGAGGCAAGATGGACAGACTGACTGATGGTGGGCAGGCCAGTGGTGGCAGGGAGGGCAGACCACAGGCTACGGTGGTTGAACTGAGCTGAGCaactgggtgtgtgtgtgtggggtttcCATCTCTGATTTCCATGATTCAGCCTGGGGAGtttccagagggaaaaaaaagccctACTCAGGCCCAGGGAGACACACATGGGGACACTGGTCTTGGAGGCCAGGAGAAATGCAGGCCCCGCTGGAGAGCACAGGGCACGCATCCAGCTATGGatggacacacacatacaaggaCACATTGACCACTGTTAGCACCCAGCAGATGGCCTGGGGTGGGACACGCCCTCAATACCACTAGGCCCTCCCTAAGACTAACACCCCAAGACCAACTGCCAAGGACAGAATGGGGGTGAGGGCTGCAATCCTATTTCCCTGACTCCATACCCCCTGGCCTTTTATGCCCCTATTCTCAAGGCAGGCTCAACCCCCTGGCCTGAGAACTGAAACATGCTGCTGAGAAAACCCAGGAGTATAGGGGGCTCTGTTTGCCCTTACAGAGCTCccaaaaggagctggaggaggggatCAACCCATTTCATGGACAAAAAAACACTGAGGTCCCAGGCAGGAGGTATTCCCTGATGTGGGGCTCTGGGGAACGAGACAAGGGTCCTGGGACACCACTGATAAAGACAAGGCCTGCCTCAACAGGTACCTCCTTTGGGCCAGGTTCCTTCTCTGGAAGAGTCAAAGGACCTGGAGGGCCCTCCTTGCTGTGTGACCGTGGCACATGGCCTCTGagccagtttccccatctgtaacatgGCATAATGAGGATAAGAGCTTATGTGTATGGAGACCTTCCTATGCGCCAGACAATGGACATGGCTTGTCTCATCGAATCCTCATACCCACCTGCTGAAGGAAGTACTATGATTGCCCCATTTAGAACAGGCAGTTTGATAAGCAATTATGATCTGGAGAAAATGATGGCCTCCCTGTTTGGGAGCTCCTGGATCTTAGACTAAGGTTTCCTAAAGTGGAGATGTCTGAGCTGACACCAGCCTGGGATCAGGGCCCACACACTTACTTAGGACCTCCCTCCCAGTGGGCCTCACCACAGGACAAGCCAGGGAAAGCCAGCCCAGAGACATGTGGGCCAAGGACTTGGTGGGGACAGGGCACATATCCATAGGACTGGCCAGGGGACCGAGTCTGCAGGCCCAGGTTTATGGCTCCATCCTGTCCCTTCCTGTTGACTTTGACACGCTGCCccacactgagcctcagtttccatctgtaaaatggagaagaaTGGTTCTTGCTCCTCACCCCAAACTGCAGGAGCCATGATCCCAGAAGGGCCCATGTGGAAGGAGGTGGAGAGATACAGAAAAGTCTCCGGAGAGTGaacacccccctgcccccatcccagaGGCCAGAACTGGCTCTTGATGTgattttcagatggggaaactgaggtctggagagAAGGGTTTTGAGCAGGCCAGAGGGTTGGGACCAAGCCGCAGATGATGTGAGGGTTACTGGGGTGAGCATTCAGACCCCTCCCTCTCCTACCTTCCCAGAGGACACGATAAGAGCAGACCCTAATAATGAGCACTCACCCTCtgccaggtattgtgctaagcatttcacatgcattttctcactgaattctctCTGTAACTTGCTAACTAGTATTagccccatttacagatgaggctcacctgcctaaggtcacaacAAGGTCAATAaacggcagagccaggatttgaaaccaAGACTCCAGGCCTGGCTCTCCAACACCGGCCAAGGGCTCTGAGGCACGTTTTGGCTGGAGGGTGAGGTCCAGTTCAGCTCTCAGCCTAGGGGAACCCTCTAGGTTTCTCAAGGGTCCTGGGGGGGTGGTTCTCAGGCTCCAGGCAAAACACGTTGGGATGCTGTTGCAGAGAAGTCTGCAGCTGTACCCTAGGGCCCAGGAAGACAGGGGAAGGGGCTGCGGGTGGGCCGGACGGGCCAGGCTGGGCCAGAGCTCCGGGCATTCCGGCGGCCTCCGCAGGAAGCAGAATGGGACGGAAACCGGCTCCTGCTCCTCCCCCAGAATCCTGCGGGCAGCCCAGCCGGCCTGCACAGAGGCCCTCTTTGTGCTGGCCCCAACCCGCCACCCGCGGCTGGCCCAGGGTTTTGAGtttcctggggggtgggggccccCACCACTGCTAAACCTCCAGCTACCTCCCCCTCTCAGGGGCGGTCACAGCAGTCTGCAGCTGGAGGAGGAAGTGAGTGACGGCCAGGGCTACCCCAGAGACCCCGGGGGGCCTTTAGTCTGTCCACATCTCATTCCCCCAACACTTACACACCCTAATTGGGGGCTGGAGATGGGCAGAGGGACCCAGAGACAGAGCCTGGGAGACTCCCCCGAGCCCGCTCTCCCAGCCAGTGCCACCAAGCCCATCCTGACCCACCCAGAACCCTCCCATTCCACTCCATCTCAGTGCTCTTGTGCCCAAGATGGTGGACATCCATGGAGGCTGGCCAGGTGGGTAGGGTGGCCCATCTGTCAACCACCATTTCCTACTTTCCAGGGGCTCCCTGGACACAAAGGGTGCATCAGAGGGGAAGCCTCAAGCTCACTTCAGCATCTCAGGGGACAAAAGCTCCTTGGGTGTTGTAACTGCTCAAGGAACACCGGGCCCCAAGGAGCACACTTGGATTGGAGTGTGTATGGTGAAAGCAGCCCTAGGGACAAGTATATCTGTGTGTGTCCACCTGGGAGGTGTGTCAGAAACCTGTGCACGCTACATGCACaagagtgtgtgcgtgtgtgtacagtCTCAGCTGTCACTCTGTGGGTTTCAGCACTGATGTACACATCGGGCTTAGATACCAGCGGAGGTGGAGGTCTTTGTGTGACTCCCCTGTGTGTACGAGTGGAATGTGGCTATCTGCATCTGTGGACGTACGCGTATGACCGAGTGTGCTTGTGTCCAAGTAGAGTGGTTTACGTGGTGGCTGGATGTTTGTGGGTTCTTCTGGCCTGTGAGCGTGTTCGCGTGCGTGCAGGCGTGCATGCGCTCACCGTGAGTTGTCTCAGGGCCTCTGAAGGGTTCTGGGATGTGAGTCTGGGGCCCACCTGGCGTGGCGATGGTGCAGACAGGAACTGACGCCAGGTGCTGGGGCCCCTGTGGAAACAGGAAGTTGCCCACAGGTACGCCTGGGCTGTGGTGGAGGCTGAGCTCTGCCCAGGTTCAGTTTGTCCCCCTGAAAAACCAACCCAGGGTTCCACTGGCCAAGAACCTGTCCCAGCCCCGAGGGAGGCACCTGCCTTGTCTGCCGTTCAAGACCTGACAGCTCTGCCCAGCATCTGCCTGGCCTGAGCGtggaaaaaactggaaaacaaaagccCCCAGACCGCAGGCCCTCCCTGCAGAGGCATGGGGGAGGCAGGCAAGAGGCGGGAGgatgaggaggagggagggaggtggcgcTGCAGCCCCGGAACACAAAAATAATGAGGCGAGAGGGGCCATGGGGCCGAGCCGGCTGGTTCCGGAGTCGCTATCTGACCTTGACAGATGCCACAGCTGGGCGCCTGGAGAGGAGCCGCCGCCACAGTGCTGCCAAACAGCCCCCCCAACCCGCCACCTCCCCCAGGTTGGGCCGACGGAGGTTCAGGCAGGCCCCAGCCACAGGCAGCCGCCCCAccaggtgggagcagggagacctCAGGGTGCAACCCAGTcaggcaggggggtggggtgggggtatgGAGGCAAGAGAGTGGGGGCGGGGCCGCTGCAGGGCACGGGAGGCGGCAACTGGGGTCTCCTGGGGGCACCCTGGCCCTCAGGTGCAGCTATGTGTGTGAGAGACACACAGAGCATGCTACTGTGCTTGTATAGCTACGAGGCTGAGGGTGTGTGTGCAAGAGAAGCCAAGTGTGAGTGTGGGTGTGACGGAGACGAAGCTCGTACTTGGGTGCACGCGTCCTTGGGGTCACTGATCACTCCCCTGTGCCCTTCCAGAGCCACAGCTGTGCTGGTGGGAGCGAGCCACGCTGGGGCCAGGGGTGGCAGGGTGTGAAGAAAGCCACAGGCGCCCCGCACCAGCAAGTTCTGTCACTTGCAGATGGAGGAGAGGTGGCCCTGTGGCCTGCCTGGGCCTCCCCTTTCTCACACCATGGTGGTGCCCCCGGGCACAGTGATGGGCTCGGGCTTGGACTCCACCACTCTGGGGACACCAGTGAGGGGCTTTGGGTATGAGCTGCTAGCGGGGATGCTGGGCTGGAGGCCGATTAGCAATTCTGAGCACTGGCTGcataattaaaaaatcattacgGCAGGCGGGCGGGCAGAGCCGAGTGTGAGCTCGCGCTCAGAGAGGGTGGGGACACTGCCACGGCGCTCCCCCTCCCACCGCTTCCCTGAGGAAAATCCCACCTGCTAATATAATTATGGAAAAACACAAGCACAGAAATTCAGTTTCAGCAAACGACGTGCGTTGAGTGCCCAGGGCCTACCTGGCCCTCAGCACAGTGAGTAGGTTGGTCACCAGTGCCCAAGGCTCCTGGCAGGCCCTTCCAGGTCCATAATCcagacccccacctccaccccgtcAGCAGCCCCCAAGAGGGCGGGCGGGGGACATGTAAAGCCCAGCTCCTCAAATTACAAATTCAAGAGAAAACTGGCCTGTCCTGATAgtggacagatggggaaactgaggctaaggaATCTGTATAAGCTTATTGTATTTGTGGCAACGCTGAGAAGAAGAGTCGGGTCCCGCTTCACCAATGCAACAGCTCAGGAACTcaaccccatccccatccccatcccttcCCCGGTATCCCTCCAGCTTCCCTATCTCATCAGtcatcccccagccccttccactCCCGCTGGGACGCACAGATCTCTCCGGAGACTGAACAGGACTGTTCAAGCCAGGTGACCCAGCACCTCCCAGCGCCTACCCACGCCGGGACCCCAGGACGGGGGCGCGGGGAGCCCCAGCCTCCTAGTTCAGGGACAGGGTGCCCTGGGCTCGTCTGGGTTAAGCTAGGCCAGCAGGGCTGGCTCCCGCCACAGGAAAGGCAGCCAGGTCTGGGGCACAGGCCCCAGGATGGCAGGAACAGCAGCCATAACCTCCGGCCTGgagcgggcggcgggcggcgtgGGGAGGGGAGCCGGCCCTAATTAGTCGGCCAGGGACCCGGGCGGGCGCCGGGGTGGCAGACGCAGAAGCCGGAGCCGCGCAGGCACGTCCGCGGCCGGGAGGCGGCAGGGAGCCGGGAGGCCGCGGCGCCCTGGGACGCAGTGGGGCAGGCGGCCTGGGAAGGCCCGGGCGGAGGAGATTCCGCACCGAACAGGCCTGGCTTCCCTCATTCCTCGGTGCCACCAGGCGCAGCAATTAGAGGCTTTCAAAGTTTGTTCTTAATTGGTTTCATTTTTGCCTCATAAATGATTCATGGCCCTGGAGGTCTGGGAGGCAGAGAGAGTGGCAGGGGAAATTTGGGGAGGCTTTCGCTGGGAGCCAGGCCCCCTAcctgaggctggagagggggcTAAAGCCTTAGCCCAGTTGATGATAGGGCCTGGGGAAGCCTTGGGCAGGTGGAATCctccagcaaaaataaaaacccaggcCCTCTCCTTGGGGCACTGACTAATTAGGAACTGCAACTTCTCTGTAGATCAGAGCTCTGCATCCAGGCTCAGAGCCACCGCAGctgctggggccctgggaggGTGAATAATAATGTAATGATAACAAAATAACAGTGTCAATAGTCATAATAAAGATGGTGAACACTTAAGAAGGAGTTCTCACAAAGTTTTGGACATGAAGCTAAGAACATCTCTTTTAACCACCCATCCTACACCCGCCAAGCACTACCAGGAAGAGGTACCaggatccccattttacagataaagaaactgaggctcggagagatTAAGGTCTCTCCTCTGACCCTCTGATGCCAGAACTCCTCACTCCCCAAGGTCCAGGAGCCTGGGCCTCAAGGCTGGACACTGGGAACACTGCCTGCCAGGTGAGTTAGGAGCTGCAGGTCCGAAGGAAGCCTGCAGAAGATCCCACACCCATCTGGGCCAGGTTAGCTCTGCCCCTCACAAGGCTGAGCAATGTCCTCACCGGGCGTCAATTGGCCCAGCTGTCAAATAGGAAAGCAGGAGCCCTATGACCCCCACCCAGTGCTAACTCTGTGCTGGGCATGTGATCAGAGAGATGTCATGGATCCCACCCTCAGGAAGCTCCCAGTCTatggacacacacagagaagggtTTAATAAGAGTCTGTGCAGAGAACTCCGAGCGCTTAGCCAGTCGCCTGCTGGGAGCTTCTTGGAGGTAAGGTGGGCAGAGGAAGTTTCTCCCCTTTAAGCCCATACCCAGCCCACACAGGATGCTCAGGGAATGGGTGTGGTCCATTTAAACCCTAGGCTAGAGGTCAGACCTTGAAGAAACCCAGAACTACAGACTACATCAGAGGGCTGTGGGATGCAAAATGCCCAGCTCAGCCTGCCCACGACAGTCACTTTTATTCTGAACAACTATGAGAGGTGAGGCCTACACAATTAACTGCAGGGCCCACTTGGTCCCTGGGGACATCCTGGAGGTAAGGAAATGCA
This genomic interval from Phocoena sinus isolate mPhoSin1 chromosome 3, mPhoSin1.pri, whole genome shotgun sequence contains the following:
- the CXXC5 gene encoding CXXC-type zinc finger protein 5 is translated as MSSLGSGPQDSGGSSSGSNANGSSGSGPKAGVADKSAAAAAAPASVADDAPPPERRNKSGIISEPLNKSLRRSRPLSHYSSFGGSGGSGGGSMMGGESAEKAAAAAAAASLLANGHDLAAAMAVDKSNPTSKHKSGAVASLLSKAERATELAAEGQLTLQQFAQSTEMLKRVVQEHLPLMSEAGTGLPDMEAVAGAEALNGQSDFPYLGAFPINPGLFIMTPAGVFLAESALHMAGLAEYPMQGELASAISSGKKKRKRCGMCAPCRRRINCEQCSSCRNRKTGHQICKFRKCEELKKKPSAALEKVMLPTGAAFRWFQ